CTGAATGGATTAATACAGCAAGAAATACTGTTATTGATGTATTTTGGGGGTGCTTGTGAATACTTTTATTAAGTAGATTCCTAGAGGTGGACACACGGAAAGGTTATGTGTGAAATTTCCCTTGcaaaatctacacacacacatttcattaGAATAGAAGGGATTACCTATCATATAATTTTGGTCTACTGTGGTGTGTGAAAATAATTGGCATCTTCTTGATTactagcattttttcatgtttttttctgggttttttttccctgtaaattgATTATTTATAccattttcaaactcttttttgACTGTCTTTTTCTTACCCAGTTGGAAGAACTCTGTCTAAAACCCACTTCAGACACTTTCTCCAGTCCGTATGTTTCCTTTCAAACTTAGATGTCTTTTGCTTtgcagaaattttatatttatatttatttttaatgtgttttatgttgattttattatatttatattttcagcatatttaaatttaagcatCCTTTGGAAATTAATACAGGcaataatagaagaaaagaaaaaaaaagacccatgaACTAAAGAAAGGTTTGATTCTTTAGTTTTAAAGTGTAAAGTGGGTGTCAGGgaggaattattttaaagaccCAGGGACAATTTAGAGCAGCGCAGGACGGGCCAGAACCCTAAAGGCCGAGTAACAGCCGGAAGCCGTCAGTTACAGTCTGCAGTCTCCAGCTCCCAACCAAGTGCCCAGAGGAGTCTCTGGTCTGATTTCCATTCCTGTCTCAGCGGTAGGGGTGATCACTGGCCATAGAGAGGCTAGGGTCATTGCCCAAAATGCCAAATTTCAAAATCTTCAGCTGCAGCTCCCGCCAGGACTTATCTCAGAAAGTTGCCGACCGCCTGGACCTGGAGCCAAGCAAGGTGGTGACCAAGAAATTCAGCAGCCAGGAGACCTGCATGGAAATTGGAGAGAGTGTGCGAGGAGAGGATGTCTACATAGTGCAGAGTGGTTGCGGCGAAATCAACGACAACCTGATGGAGCTTTTGATCGTGATTAATGCCTGCAAGATTGCTTCAGCCAGCCGGGTTACCACGGTCATCCCGTACTTCCCATATGTCCAGCAGGATAAGAAGGATAAGAGCCGGGCCCCCATCTCCGCCAAGCTTGTTGCAAATATGCTGTCCATAGAGGGTGCGGATCACATCATCACCATGGACCTACATGTTTCTCAAATTCAGGGCTTTTTTGATATCCCAGTAGATAATTTGTATGCAGAGCCAGCTGTCCTGAAGTGAATAAAGGAGAGTATCTCTCAGTGGAGGAACTGCACAATTGTCTCCCCAGATGCTGGTGGAGCTAAGAGAGTGACCTCCATTGCAGACAGATTGAATGTGGACTTTGCCTTGATTCACAAAGAACGGAAGAAAGCCAATGAAGTGGACCAAATGGTACTAGTGGGAGATGTGAAGGGTCGTGTGACTGTCCTTGTGGATGACATGGCTGACACTTGTGGTACAATCTGTCATGCAGCTGACAAACTTCTCTCAGCTGGAGCCACCAGAGTTTGTGCGATTTTGACTCATGGAATCTTTTCTGGCCCAGCCATTACTCACATTAACAGTGCATGCCTTGAAGCAGTAGTAGTCACCAATACCATACCTCAGGAGGATAAGATGAAGCATTGCTCCAAAATACAGGTGATCGACATCTCCATGATCCTTGCAGAAGACATCAGAAGAACTCACAATGGGGAATCCGTTTCCTACCTATTCAGCCATGTCCCATTATGATAGGATAACACTGGagttattgtattttaaataaaataaatacaaatatactcTGACCATTGTTTTTCCTcaatatttaatgaaaagttCAGCAGAAGACCCACCTTGCTCCAGTGTGTCTTTCTACATCCCACATCATGTATCTtagatgtttattttaaactgGGGAAAAACAGATTGAGAATAATTGCTGGGAATTCCTATCTGGGTTGTTTCATTCTGGCTTTTTTGGACAATTTTGTGAGCCTTGCAGTTTCAACTACAGTTGAGCTGCTGATTTCAGGCTTTGAACATGCTGTGTGGGAGTGTTTGAAGGTAATTGGGGAGACAGACTACTTTACATGTGAATGCTTCAGGGTTTACTTTGTTCAGAATAGCTAGCAATGCAGCCAACTCAATCCACCACCCCTACAACCCACTTCTATTCCCCATATCCTGGACCCCACTTCCCCATTTGTGACAGGTTTTCCAAGAGCTGTGCTAAATTCCATCCAGAGTCCTGGGCAACTCAAATCTAGTTCACTTAGTTGCTGACCCACCTAAAGGCAAGAGCAGTAGCTTTCAGCTTGAAGAATCATTGGGTAAGATCATGAGAAAAGGTTGCAAAGTGCAGTAAATGCATCTTGAGAGGGAGAAGACAAATCATGACCACCTGTTCAGAGACGGTGGATCTTGGATTCTCCATTGTACCTATTTTTGATTTAGCTTTACTTCCAACCATCTTGACGTTTTCCTGGCCAAACATCCTGCTGGGTCCAAATGATCAGTGTGTCAGTCTTCTGGAAAGTAAATCCACTCTCTAAAATTTACACTTGATGCTTTTGCTGTAGCTTAATCTTAGCCTACTAACCACAATGGTAGTAGATTTTAAGTGGTGTCCTACTGTCGCAATGGTGGTAGATTTTAGGTGGTGTTGTAGCACCTTTTAATTAagcatttacttttaatctttctTCCTTGACTTTGGTTGGTCTCTCAGATGACctcagatttatatttaaaaatttatgttattGTCTTTTGTAGGGGAAACCAATAAAATGCCTGCATGTATGTGAGAAAAAGAATGTCCATGTTTGGGAATACCATGAAATTTATGATCTTCAAGAAAATTCAGACAGGCCCTGAAAGTTTCTAAAAGGTAAAACATAAACAAGAtagttttaaagaaacaatatTCAAATTGCTGTCAGACTTTTCATTTGACCTCTCAGGTAACAAGCAAAAGAGGACAATATTTTTGCAGTTctaaagaaatattctttttaacctAGCTTTCTGTACTCAGCCAAAGTATCATTTAAATTTGAAggcaaaattaagacatttttataCAGTAAAGGACTCGAAAACTTTACTATCATAAATTCTTCCTGAAAGTATCCACTTgaggatgccaaaaaaaaaaaaaaaaatagtacaactAAGAGGAATAGATGGAATAAAAGAGATAATGTTGAGtaaagaaagaagtgaaactgATAGAAAAAGTTTTTCATGAAATTATTGTGAAGGTTATCACAATTATTAAGATAAAACTAACATAAAAATTGAGCCACAAtataaagcaaattatttaaaaatctgtaaagaaAATTCCAGATGATATCCACAAAACATGGGAGACTAGGAGAGTTTAGGGTTAATCAAAGTATGTTAATGATCTTATCTAGTTTGGGAAGGAGGTTACTGACACCGATGATTGACATTatagaaaaaaagagtttaagtatgttttctaaattcaaggacaagcaagagaagaaaataatgggGTAAGTTACTTCCAAACTcctagacaggaaaaaaaatggcaatgGACATTGTAAAGGTGGACAATGAACAAAGTAAACACATCTAGCTGAAGATaggaaataaatgaggaagaaaacagatcaaataaaaaataccaaatatatGTTATCACAACTAAAGTCAATAtgttaaagttaattttataagAGCTAAATTCTCAGAATGAGTAGCAAAAATATCTAATGATATGCTGTTTATGGAAGACATATCTAAACCAAAATTTGGGTATAAAGGATGATGAAAAATACCAAGTAAATGCTGACAAAGAGAAGTTAGGAATGATTctttcaaagtaaaaacaaaatgtgtttcaCTGACTAACCCTCCTGCCGATAAGTTACAACCATTATGAATCTTGGTGCACTTAAAAATTCAACACTggaatagaagaagaaaaataaaacagtaagaataTAAGGAGAAATGCATAATCTATGTTAAGAGAGGGAAATTTTAACAAAActctcaaataattttaaaagataggatTTAAATAATTCTATACCACAATTTAACAACTatacatggaaataaaataatttacattttccagcatgaatgaaaacataatattaaaaatataacaggtCACAAAAGatcttcataaaattttaaaaagaaatttataaagatCATATATAGTAAAGTAAAGTGGATTTACTACAATTATCTTGACAATATtgtgaaaaaattaaactttcagTAAAATAGTAATAGAATGAAGCTTGCTTGATCTGATAAAGAAAATTAACTAGAGACCTACAAAGACACAATTATGAAGCATTGAAAATGTTCCCATTAGAATTAGGCAAATTTCCAAGCAAGTggaataaggcaagaaaaagaaaagagctagcaatactgaaagaaaaaatgagacaaaactgtcattatttgcaaatgTCATGACTGTCAACAAAAAATCCAGCAATCAAAAGAGAAGCTATTCCTACAAGAGGTCAATAAAGTGACTATATATCAGATAAGTTAAAAAATGGTCTTTTCTAAATAGCAACAAAACATagttgaaaaatataattgaaaaaaaagtttccacaACCTAGAGCAATATAACCAGTAATGAACTCAAAAACTACAGGactagtattaaaaaaattagccaaaatacatagaaaatacctaaataaatatattacaaaccTGGAGTTGAAGAACAATATGAATGTTTCCTCAAATCATCTAGTCAGTATAAACCAAGCAAAAATgcaaataggatttttaaaaagacaacttgGTAAGCCTTTCTTAAAGCTtatctagaaaaataagagatcaAACATATTCAAGATCTTTTTGAAGATGTTTGTGTACtacaatatattaaaacattataaagCTACGGTAATAAAATTGTTGTATAGATGCAAGAATGCACATGcgaattaaaaaatattgtggaATTTAGATTCCTGAAACAGACCCATGTATACTTACAGGAATTTAGTACACACATACCCTATTTAATGAAAAGAGTGTGTTACTGGAAAAAGAAGCATAATTGAATCAATTCTATAGTAGAATCACTATCACAAAGTCCCTATGGAGACGCTTTCCTGATATCCTGCCTTGGCAACCACTCTTACAATCTACTCACATTCTCTGAAATGGGAGATGAGACTCCTGCCatagtttatttgttttgttttgtttttcccctaagTATCTTCATAGAATTGTTGATCAATCAGATCATAGTGATGCTTATAATGGGCTTATTAGTTAGTTGTCATTTATCAATATCTAGCTCCTTGATGATCTTTACTTTCTGCTTCCTTGATTATATCATGGAAAGCACCTCTAACCTCTTTAAAACTTCCACTGTAAGTACCATTGTAACACTGTTACCTTGTTTATATGAAACATAACCAATATTATTTTTACAACATAAGCAGTCATTTTGGACAGACTGTTCTCAGGATACAAAATATATGACAAAGGTCATAGCATAGTAAATAACACAGCTGCAGCTCCTGGTTAGCAAAGTAGCAGGTTCCCTAGCTGAAAGCTATAGTGTGCTTATGCTTATTGGCTGAAAACTGCTTTATACAGTCAATCATACTACATACCAGCTCATACCTCTGTCAAAACTGGCATATCTTGTCATTAGGTAAATAATGCACTGATCAATCAATGATGCTGGATAACTGACTATTAATTGGAACACtagtttttttctcatctttaaattatgaacaaaaataaactccagaaGGAATGATTGCAAAGAACAAAACTGTAAAatgctggaagaaaacatagaataaCTTATATACTCTTGTAATGGAGAATTTGTAAAGCGTTATAGAAGATAAAATTGAGACATAACTTCTGGGATTCTACAGGCAGAAAATGGGCTGATAGAGCTACTCAGTTACAAACACGTGCTACCCATTGAGAAGAAGAATGAATAACCCCAAGGGCAGAGCTGCCAAAAGTGGTGCAGAGGTGGGCGGGGCCATTGAGAGTGGCCTAGAGGCTGACTGAGCTGCTGCTGCGAGCCCTGAGGTTGAGGGAGCCACTGCCAAAGGCCAGTAGGCTGGAATGTGGACCCTGTGAGTCGAACATCAAGCCACAGAGGATTATTTTCAGGCCTTAAAACCTAGTGAAATTTGCTCTTCTGAATTTCAAACTTGCTTGGGATGGgcaattcttttattctttaacaatTTCTCTTTCCTAGAATGAGAATGTTATCCTGTGCCTGTCCCACCATTGTATTTTGGAAGCCGACAACTTATTTTCTGTGTTCACAGGTCCACAGATGGAGAAGAGTTTTCCTCCAGGATGGTTCATACCCAGAATTTCACTTGTACCTGATTCAGATGATTTAATGATGAGATTTGGGACTTTCGAGCTGATGacatttaaatgagattttgaaCTAGAGGTGATGTTGTAATGGGCTGAGAATTAGGGGGATATTAAGGGTGAGGTGAGTGTGTTTTGTATGTGGAACAGATGTGAATTTGCCAGGGGCTAGAGAGCAGATTGTAGTGAGTTGAGTAGAGGCCTCCCCCTCAAAAAGATATATCCATGTCTTAACCCCAGGAGCCTTTTTTTGATAAGGTGTCCTTATTTAGATAAAGGGTTCTTATAGATGTAATAAAATTCAGGATTTCTAggtgagatcatcctggatttaaaGTAGGGCTTTAAAACAATGACAAGCGTCCTTATAAGTGAAAAGCAGAGAAGatctgagagacacagagaaggcagtATAAAGATGGAGGCCAATAATGGAGGGACGaatctacaagccaagaaatgtCAAGGACTGTGGCAATCATCAGAAGCTAGGTAGAGGCATGGAGCAGATTCTCCCACAGAACCTCCAGTAAGCACCAAGTTTAcggacaccttgatttcagacttttgtcctacaaaactgagagaattgatttctgttgttttaagccacctagtttgtggcaACTTGTCACTGGTGTCATGGGAAATGAATACAGATTTCATATCCAGAAGAGGGAAGCTGCTGTAACTAATGCCTTAAAATGTGGGAGTGGCTTTGGAATTAGTTATTGGGAAGAggcttggaagaattttgaagtgCATGATAATAAAGGCCTAGATCCCTTCGAAGAGAGTGTTGGTAGAAATAGAAACATGAAAGGAGACTCTAGTGAGAGCTCAGAAGGGTGTAAAGTAGATGATGTGACTCATGGATTCAATCTAATCTCAGCAGAAGGCAAGAGTAGAGATAGTTATCCAGGAAGGATCGGTGAGGAACCCTCTTATCTAATGGTGGAGACCCCATGCCAGGCACAAAATCAAAAGGAATAGAGACAGGATAAAATGAATGAGTACTATCATATcttttgggggccattattcaacccactacactgcatctttttccttctctattttcttttagattccctATTAGATGGGTATTATATCTTCTGGATATATCTTCCCTATCTTAGAAGTTTACTTTActcatatttttcatcattttattctttgtcaCTGGATTCATGGAGAATTCTTTAATTTGAACCTCCAGTTTAATTCTGTCTCCAGTTAattctattattaattattattattattattattaattagatTATTAATCTTATCTCTGAATTTCCTTTTAATATCAGCAAACatgcttttaattttcagatactctatttcttttccttagcaGCCTCTCTTTTTTGTGGTTGATACCAttgatattatttttcactttatggaATGTAATATCTGAATTCTCTTGGTAGATATTAACTATTCTTATGTATTAGCTGTTTTATTGAGAATGTACATAATGGAGAGAAGGAAGTATAGCAGGCAACCTTTCCTTTGTGGTGGATATTTTGACTTCTGGCTGCAAAATTTCCTAGCTATTGGGGTGACCATAACTTACTTTAGATAGTGCACAGCTTTTCAATCCTAAAAGCCTACCCTGAAATTCTCACTCACTTCCAAGAACTGTACTCATAAATTGTCCTTTGTGGAAACATTCTGAATTCCACTGGTCTGAAAGTTGGAGACAGTCACAACCGTTCCAttgctttttaatatatacattcaaTTCAATAAATTGCTCATAGACCCTTCCCTCTCTCAAATCCAATACCCTTTTTGAGAACTTTTCTAGAAATTTGCTACAAAATTTCCTTATTTGGGGATCATGTCTTTAATCTCTATGAACTTCCAGTTCTTTAGTTCTATTGGGATATGTTGGCAGTTGGTTTCAATATACTTGATATCAACtgggaaatgtttgtttttctgatcttTTGATGGTTTCCCTTctggctaaataaatatttatttgtttgtttctattgaCCTTCCTCATTCTCCTTGATCTTTCTAAAAACCATTACAAAATTGATAACTATTTTCTTATCAAATACCTTCTTCACTTGACTTTTTATAACACTATAATATAGGGGCTTTTCTCTCAATTCTTGGCTCCTCTCAAACTTCTTTGCCTCCATCCCACTGACACAGCTCATACTCAGCCACTGTGGGCAAATATGGAGGGCTGAGCCCTCTTCATATCACTAATGTCTAAGGTAGGCACTTGCTTACCCTAATGTCCTCCAGATTCCCTCTGCAATTCTAccaaatttattcctaaaatgTTACTTTCATTACCTTAATCCCATAatcaaaaaacacattttttcattgtttataggAAAATCTAGCCTTCATTTCAATACATAACCATCAAAATCTCGTCCACTATTCCCAATATAAACTTTCCACTCCATTCTTATTGGTCTATTCATTACCCTAGAAAACATGTGCAGCTCTCCACTGTAATTCCTCTGTGCCATTCACCGAACCTCCAATAACCTCTCTGTTATCCTCCACTTGACTAAATCTTACTTTTCTTCAAGGCCCACTTCTTTTACAAACATCTCAATATCTAACCTCTTTCTCTCGCCCATAAACTCATATTGTTTGCATCATTCTCTACAATGTTGCCTTCTCTCAGGAAATTAATTTGGGTAGTCATTAAGGATTGGGAATATTTCATATATCCTTTGTGTCTTCAAGATGCTTCATATggaggggggtatagctcagtggtagagtgcatgcctatcatgtacaaggtcctaggttcaatccccccatacctccattttaaaaaaaagtcattaagatGCTTCATATAATGTTTAATACTAAGCGGTCAGGTATTATGCTTTGGTTGATTTTTGTTAATGATATAAACCTTATCTTAATGATAAAGTAAACTTAGAAATATTGAAGTAAGTGTCTTAAATACCAAcctaaagatttttatttatttaaaaaacaacaggGAACTATTGTAGGTTTTTCAATATGTTTTCAGTTGATGACTGTTGGCAACGAAAATAGTACTTTCTGAAGAAAATGTGGCAGCATTGTGCAAAGTGAGCTAGACTACAAAGCCTGTGCAACTGAGAGATCAAATGTGTCCAGGTGGGTTCCATTTGGAGAAATTAGGGCtacataatatttttttagatttatagtAAACAAAGAAGCCCTCATTTTCCTAATCCCTAATGCACACAGGGTTGTTTACAGGAATTCAGTCTGAGTATAAATTTCTAAATGTAATGCTGACAGTATCTCTTATCAGATGACATGATTAATGATGTTTTCTTCAGAGTGGCTTCAGTTAGTGTTTATTAAGATGCTTCCCAAATCCTAATGCCATTTCAAAGATACAGTCAGATGATTATACTTATGAGCACCCTGCAAGAATTAGAAAAGATAAGGCAGTGATTGAATggttttaaataatacattttgctCAGATTTAATTATTATGCAACTAGTGGCTTTCTTCACTGTTTTTATACTCGtcattgttctttctcttctaggAAAACCATTACTTTCTTTACCCTGATTTCAGCACAGATGCTATGCACTGACTGGCATAACTCATTGCTTAGAGCTAGGAAAGACCCAGGAGCCTCCCTTTTACAACATTAAAGAGTCTGGTTGTCAGATAGGTAATGAGTTTGCTTCACAGACTTAAAATtgtgctttccttcctcctccttactTACCATTtggctttttcacttaatagCCCTACCTTTTAAAAGGAGATTAGGGATATCAGTCCTGTGAAGGTCTTCAGGAATGATATAGCATGCAGGGGAACAGCAAAGGCAAAGACTTTGAGGCGGGAACATACACATGTTAGAGCAACAGAAAGAAGACCAGTCTGGCTGGAGTAGAATGAGCAGGAGGAAAAGCAGAGTGAGGGTAAGTCTGTAAGTTGGGTGGAGCCGGATAAGATAGGTAAGCTATCACCTACTCTGAATTTCTTAGATCACCAGTCACCATCAAATTATCTGTTGTTTGCCCCTGGCCTATAAGTGCTCAAATCTCTACTAGGAAGATTGTGTCTTAAATTATTACTGCTTAATAAGTTAATATTTGTCCTTTACAGTCACTTTGTGACTACAAAAGCAATTCAAATCTCCCCAAACTTGCCAGATCATAAAATTCCTGACCTCCCACCCTTAACCTCCTGAATCTCCAGAGAGGAGGCCTGGGgaacaatatttttaaacaattaaccTAGATGATTCTTACGATGAGGCAAGCTTAGGAAATATTAAGCCCTGCAAGTGAGATGAATAGagagaattttgagtgtggaaGGCAATTTTGAGCAATAGCATCCCAATTACCTACTACTTTATTACTATTTGTGGCACTTCTAGCCAAACACATGGCACATGAATTGCCATTTTCCTCTCCCATGACCATGGTCTTCACCTCTGCTGGATCCCAAGGCTCCTTCCTGCTGACACGAGATATAACCTAAGATTTCTCCTCCTTGCAGGGATTCAGGCAGCCACTTCCTATTGAGAAGACCTGACATAGGAGATGAAACTTATATGACATCCCTCTTGTAGGATTATCTCTAGATCAGGGGGATTTCtcagctgatttttattttgagtgaTACTGAATTAttacatagaaaaatgtatttgtgtttgGGGATTGATCTGTAgacatgattttgttttattgcctCAGAAGTATATATTGATGTAGATTTTGTAGCTGTAGTATCTAtgaaaaatggattttgaaatttcttttataGAAGATTATGTATATAGACATATTTCTGAAGTATAGGGAAGTGAAGATAAAAATGAGCTTTAGAATTATTTAGATCTTAATTTGAATTCTGGATGTGCTGCTTACCAGCTATATTACTACCCAGTTAATATATGGCTTTGAATCTCTGATTCCTCATCTCCATAATTGAGACAAAATATCTAACACAATTGCTGTGATTCAGGATGAACATGTGTGAAACAGCTAGAACAGTTTTGGTCACATGGTGTGCACATGAGATAAAGCCTagatttcctcctttcctttgcttGAAACAGAAATCTCCCTCTATTAATAGACTTGCTTTGAAGACTGTTTCCTGTGTTCCTCTATTTGGTAACAGAATTTGGATAGTATAATgtggaaattttaagaaatactctaaaatgttatttattcaaaGTTTGATAACTTAGATGTAGTCAAACAAGCAAAATCCTCAATTAACCCTTCTTGATGTGTATAGATGTATGCCCTAGACTTGTAAGGAAACCCTGGTAGAATTAAATGGGACCCTTAGCATCTTTAGTACAACATACTGAATTCCTGCAgacaaatgatgaaaaaataagCTCAAATAGGGgcctcatttacaaaaaaaatgtatgtcCTGGAGTTAATAAAGAATGGTCCAAAACTATACTTTCTGCTTCTTCAGGAAAGAGCAATGACTGTGAGTTCTGTGTAATCTTCAATTATTGAAGTAATTTTAAGTTGTGTGCAGTGCACTACCATGGTAAGTCAGGAAAGTTAAGTtaacttaagaaaaatgaatgtaagaGGAGTGTTATGCCCCTAGAAGTTTCCCACAAAGCTTAATTaatcagaaatgtaaatgaatcagaaCAATCCAATTTC
The Camelus ferus isolate YT-003-E chromosome 7, BCGSAC_Cfer_1.0, whole genome shotgun sequence genome window above contains:
- the PRPS1L1 gene encoding LOW QUALITY PROTEIN: ribose-phosphate pyrophosphokinase 3 (The sequence of the model RefSeq protein was modified relative to this genomic sequence to represent the inferred CDS: substituted 1 base at 1 genomic stop codon); the protein is MEIGESVRGEDVYIVQSGCGEINDNLMELLIVINACKIASASRVTTVIPYFPYVQQDKKDKSRAPISAKLVANMLSIEGADHIITMDLHVSQIQGFFDIPVDNLYAEPAVLKXIKESISQWRNCTIVSPDAGGAKRVTSIADRLNVDFALIHKERKKANEVDQMVLVGDVKGRVTVLVDDMADTCGTICHAADKLLSAGATRVCAILTHGIFSGPAITHINSACLEAVVVTNTIPQEDKMKHCSKIQVIDISMILAEDIRRTHNGESVSYLFSHVPL